A region of the Stieleria neptunia genome:
TCGTCTGGACGTCGCTGCCGGAAAAGGCATCGCTGGCGGTGACCTGAACCTCGTAGACGTTGTCGCCTTCGACATCCAGGGGATTTTCGTAGTCGGGCGGGCTAATGAATGTCAAGACGCCGGAGTTGGTGTCGATCGAGAAGAAGGCTTGGTCGGCGCCGCCGGTGATCGCATAGGTCGGCGTACCGCCTTCGGGGTCGTTAGCGGTGACCGTCACGACGGAAGTCTGATTCTCGTTCACTTCGACTGCAGCCGGCGAGGTGATGACCGGATCGTCGTTGACGGTGATGGTGACGGTCGCGACGTTGGAATCGAGGCTGCCGTCGTTGGTTTGGTAGGTGAACGAGTCGACGCCATTGAAGTTCAGGTTTGGCGTGTAGGAGAACGAACCGTCGGCATTGATGCTGAGCGTTCCGTTGCTGGGGCCCGTGACGACCGACGTATTGACGCGATACGCGTTGCCGTCGGGGTCGGTGTCGTTCTGTAACACGCCGGAATGTGCGAGACTTTCCACCTCGCCAGCCGACAGCGCGGTGTCGTAAACCCGCACCTCGTCGATTTGACCACTAAACAGCCGAGTGTTGGCACCGGGTTTGCCGATTTGCAAGGCGCCCCAGGCGGAGCGGTCGTTCTGGGTTCCCGTGTCGGTGCCTTCCAACACGCCGTCGACGTACAACGACGCGCTGAAGACGCCGCCGCCCAGATCGGTCACGGTTACCGCGGCGTGGTGAAACTGGGTCGTATCGGTGAAGTCCGAATTCGAAACGATGAAGATCGGGTCCGCAGCATTGACGGGGACTTCATATCCCATGAAGAAGACAATCTTGTTGGCCTGGTCGTAGGTCCCGATCGTCAGTCCCATTTCCGACTCAGCGGTCGTCCCCGGTGCCGAACCATACCCGTTGCCGCCGCTGTAGCCTTCCCACAGGATGTGCTGCTGGGCGGTTGTCGTGGTCGTTTGGAACCATGTCGACAGGGTGAAACTGCTGGCCGTCTTCAGCACCGTGCTGGCGGTTGAAACGTAGTCCGCGGTGCCATCAAACGTCAGCGCGCCCGACCCCACGTAGCCGGTCGTCCAAGTCGGATCGTCCGTATCCGCTCCGGCGGTTGCCCCCAGTGTCGCATCATTGCCCAAGGCTCCCGAATCGACGGTGGTCTGTCCGGTGCCTTCGTCGAATTGCCATCGATTGGCCAGATTATTCGTCGTGGGGCCGACGTCCAGCGTGGTGTTGACACCGGTGGAATAGGCATCGTCCGCGGCGACCGGAGCGGTGTTGGTGACTGAGACGTTTTGAGCGAATTCAGACGTTTCGGTGAAGGCATCAAAGCTGATGTTGCTCTTGGTCGCCGTTGCGCTGACAACTTCGCCGGCGAGCACATTGGCCGTCAACGTCGCATTGATCGTCGCGTTCCCCGATCCGTCGGTCGTCACGTTCGCAAAGCCGAGATAACGCTTTGCTTCGCCGTATCCGGTCCCGTCGCCGATCACACTGGCAAAGAACTCGATGCGGTAGTAGCTGTTGGCAACCGCGTTGAATGAGCCGACGATGTTGACGTCGGTGCCATCAACCATTTGGGCCGAGGTCAGAACGGGGAAATTCTGCAGACCATTGGCTCCCGTATCGACGTCGCCAGCGTCATTTGCGGTGACACCGTCGTTATCCAAGTCGATGCCGAGGCCTGTATTGCCAAAGATCGTGTTGCCCAGAATCGCGGCTTGCGACGCCCCGGTCGCGGCGATGCCGTCCAGGCCGTTGCCGGCGATCACGTTTCCGGCGCCCGCGGCGGTTCCCCCGATCAAGTTGCCCGTGCCGCCGGCGAAGTCACCCAAGGAGACGCCGTGTCCTGAATTGCCGAGCAGAGACGAGCCATCGATCGTGGTGCCGATCAGGTTGCCCTGCACGGTGTTGTTGTTCCCTTCGACGATGATTCCCCAAGAGTTATTCCCTGAAATCAGGTTTCCCTCGCCCGCGTTGGTACCGCCGACCGTCGTGTTGTCACCCCCGACGAGAATTCCGCCCCAGTTGCCGACACCGGATTGCCCGTTGCCGATCGCAACCATCCCCGTCGCATCGGTTCCGACGTAGTTGCCTTGGATGACGGTGCCGGTGACGCCAGGATCGATATCGATCCCTTCGTCGCCATTGCCCGAAATCACGTTGCGATCGGCGGCCGTCGAACCGCCGATCGTGTTGTTGCTTCCGTCGACAAGAATGCCGTCGCCGCCATTCCCTTTCCCCGCGCCGGCGTCGGTTCCATCGGTGGATAAACGCCCGATGTAGTTTCCGGCGATCAAATTATTCTCCGAACCGGCTTGGAGTTCGATCGCGTTGCCGCCCCAATCACGGATCACAAAGCCACGGATCGTGCTGCCGTCGGCGGTCGCGGAAAGTCGGAATCCCTCGTCGCTCCCGCCCGCGCTGGCGCCGTCGAGGATGATGGCCGGACGATTACCATTGGCGGCAAAGCTGTCGTCGGTCGTCGCATCGATGTAGACGGCCTCGGTGATCAGTGGCAACATCGTCGTGGGCGTGATCAGGTGCGTGCCCGTGCCGGTGATATTGAAATCGATCGTGTCCAGCCCCGCGTTGGCGTTCGCATCGGTGATCGCCTGACGCAGCGACCCGGCCCCCGAATCGTTGGTGTTGGTCACGGTGTAGGTCGCCAAAACACCTTCCCAAGCGGCTTGCGCGTGCTGGGTAAAGGCGACCTGTGCCTCCACGATCCCGACGTTGTATTCAAAGTCCCAGTCACCGCCCAGCGAATCACTGCCCGTCGCGTCGTCGCTGGCCGCAACGTCACAATCGCACAGCGCGGCGAGTGAATCGATCAATCCGCGACCGTCATCGGTGCTGGCCAGATCGCAGCCGTAGATCAACAGGTCGGCATCCGCATCGAGCGACGCGGCCCAGGAGGCGATGTCGCCGGCGTAGCCTTCGGCGGATTCCAGATCCAGCCGGGTGTTGCCGAGCTGCAGCCCCCCGCCGTCACCGTGGCTCAATAGATGAACCGCATCGACGCCCGTCAGTTCACCCAGTGTTTCGGTGATTCGGGTGATGCCATCTTCGTCCGAGGAGAGCCGAACGACCAACCATTGTGTGCCGTCATCGGAACCATCCCGCAGTCCGGCCAACAACGTCTCGGCATCTTCGACACCGTCGTCGACGAAGACCACTTCGAGCGGACGCGACGGATCAGGCGCAGCAGATCCAAACAGCGCGTTCGAATCGGGTTGATCGGTTTCGGAGTCGCCCCAATCGACCGGATGGGCGCCGAACAAACCGTCTGACGCGCTCGGCGCACCCGACTGCAGCATCTGCGTCATCGCGGCGTCAAGAAGTTCGACGTCGGCGTGGACCGGCAATTCTCCCGCGTCCGGACCGTCTGCACTGAGCAGGATGCGGTCCTCCAGCAAGAAGAAGTCGAAAACGCGTGTGGGGTGATGCGCGGGCAAGGTTGAAGATCCAGTAGGACGCGAGCGAGGCTGGCGAAAGACGACACCACTGACCCCCGTGTTCGTCGTTTCTCACCTCTGAATACCTAAGTCACAAAGGTATGGCGGCGACACGCCTCATCCACAGGACGCGTCAATGCGGGGCAACGGCCACGTGACCCCGTGCAGATTGGAAGGACCGATCCGCCTTTGACGGTTGTGACTGCTGCCGCCGGGAACGAATTGGACCGTCGCAGCAGACCCCAGCTTCCGCAGGCGCGACGCTTTGTGGCGGCCGAGAACAGTCCAGCAGACGACATCGGAGCCGGGTATGATGCGTGGCATGAACTCGATAACGCCGCGTAGCATTCCAACATCGCGATTGACCAGCAGGCCCCCACGACATCCATGAAGACCTTTTTTTGTTTCTGTTCGCTGATCCTTGCGATCACCGTCCAAGCCGCCGATCGGCCGAACATTGTGTTGATCCTCGCCGACGACATGGGTTATGGCGACGTCCAAGCCCTCAACCCGGACTCCAAAATCGCCACGCCGAATCTGAATCGTTTGGCGGTCGAGGGCATGACATTTACCGACGCGCACTCCCCCTCGGCGGTGTGCACGCCGACACGCTACGCCACGTTGACCGGACGTTATTGTTGGCGCAGCAAGTTGAAGCGAGGGGTGCTCAACGGCTACGGAACGCCCTTGATCGAAACGGATCGGCCGACCGTTGCATCGCACCTGAAACGCAACGGCTATCACACCGCGGTGATCGGCAAATGGCACCTCGGACTGGGGTTCCAGAAAGACGACGGCGGTCAATGGGACTGGACCAAACCGCTCAGCTATTCACCGGTCGATGCCGGCTTTGATCGCTCACTGGTCATCCCCGCCTCGCTCGATTTCCCCCCCTACGTCTACATCGACGGCCATCAGATCACCGGGCAACCCGATCGGATTCAGCCGGCCCGTGGATTTCCGGCGTACCTACGAAAAGGCGAACTCGGTTCGGATTTTTCGATTGTCGATTGCTTGGACGAATTGACCGCACAGGCTTCCCAGCACATCCGCAGCCGGGCCAACCAAGACGCGCCGTTCTTCTTGTACTTTCCACTCACCGCCCCGCATAAACCCGTCTTGCCGCACGGCCGGTTTGCCGGCACGACCAAGCTGGGACCCTACGGTGATTTCGTTGCACAAGTCGATTGGACCGTCGGTCAAGTCATCAAGGCGATCGACGAATCCGGTCTCGCCGAAAACACGCTGGTGATCTACACCAGCGACAACGGCTCGTTCATGCGGCGTCAGAGTGACGCCGACCAACCGGATCACGTCAGCGATGAGACGATCCAGGCGTACTACGAAGGCAACCACACGGCCAACGGTCCCTGGCGCGGCACCAAAGCGGACATCTGGGAAGGGGGTCACCACGTCCCGTTTTTCGCCCGCTGGACGGGAACGATCCAACCCGGTTCACGCAGCGATCGACCGATCTGTCACGTCGACCTGTTTGCGACCGCTGCGGAGTTGGCGGGAACAAAGCTGCCGCCGGCGGATCAGGCCGCGCCGGACAGTTTCAGCATCGTCCCACTGCTGACAGGGAATGAAAAACAGTTCCGACGAGCAGCGGTCGTGAATCATTCCGCCAATGGAACTTTCGCGGTTCGTGACGGGAAATGGAAACTGGTGCTTAGCGACGGTTCGGGCGGACGTGAGAAACCCTCGGGCAAACCGTTCGGAACACCATGGCAGTTGTACGATTTGGACAACGATCCGACCGAGTCCAAGGATGTGGCGGAGACGAATCGAGAGGTGGCTCAGGAACTCGGAGCGGAGTTGTTTCGGTTCTTGGCGAATGAGAAAAGCCGATAGGGAATTGCGGGCCGTTCCTCCCCTCGCTCGACGTTCGCAGGGAAGTTTCTAAGTCACCCTCCTGGCAGGAGGGTCGAGCGCAGCGAGGGGAGGTCGAACAGTAAATCGCCGGTCCAACTTCAACTTCGGTTTTGGGAAAGCCGCAATGAATCATGAAGACGAAGACGTGAAACCAACGTCACAGTCACTGCGCAATCACGCTCGCGACATGCGCCAAAACAAAACCAGATCCGAAGGCCTGCTTTGGAGCATTCTTCGCGCCAAGCAAGTCTCTGGGCTGAAGTTTCGGCAGCAGCACCGCATTGATCCCTATATCGTTGACTTCGCGTGCGTTGCCCCAAAGTTGGTGGTTGAAATAGACGGAGGCTATCACGAGGAGAAATACGAAAAGGACTTGGAACGGCAACGATTCCTTGAGGACCAAGGCTGGCACGTGATCCGATTTGCGACCGAAGACGTTGAAAAAGATCCCGAGGCAGTCGCACGTGCGATCGCGGCGTCGGTGAAGGTGCCGTACGAATTCAGACCGAGAACCGGGCGTGGGCAGCGTCCGAGAACGAAGCCTCGTTGATGGCGTGAGCCGACCCTCCCCTCGCTGCGCTCGACCCTCCCTGCCAGGGAGGGTGACGCCGAGAATCTCACTACACAACTGACCCTCCCCTCGCTTCGCTCGACCCTCCCAGGGGGAGGGTGACTGCAGAAGTTATTAACCTCTTTTC
Encoded here:
- a CDS encoding endonuclease domain-containing protein, with the protein product MRQNKTRSEGLLWSILRAKQVSGLKFRQQHRIDPYIVDFACVAPKLVVEIDGGYHEEKYEKDLERQRFLEDQGWHVIRFATEDVEKDPEAVARAIAASVKVPYEFRPRTGRGQRPRTKPR
- a CDS encoding sulfatase family protein yields the protein MKTFFCFCSLILAITVQAADRPNIVLILADDMGYGDVQALNPDSKIATPNLNRLAVEGMTFTDAHSPSAVCTPTRYATLTGRYCWRSKLKRGVLNGYGTPLIETDRPTVASHLKRNGYHTAVIGKWHLGLGFQKDDGGQWDWTKPLSYSPVDAGFDRSLVIPASLDFPPYVYIDGHQITGQPDRIQPARGFPAYLRKGELGSDFSIVDCLDELTAQASQHIRSRANQDAPFFLYFPLTAPHKPVLPHGRFAGTTKLGPYGDFVAQVDWTVGQVIKAIDESGLAENTLVIYTSDNGSFMRRQSDADQPDHVSDETIQAYYEGNHTANGPWRGTKADIWEGGHHVPFFARWTGTIQPGSRSDRPICHVDLFATAAELAGTKLPPADQAAPDSFSIVPLLTGNEKQFRRAAVVNHSANGTFAVRDGKWKLVLSDGSGGREKPSGKPFGTPWQLYDLDNDPTESKDVAETNREVAQELGAELFRFLANEKSR